In Staphylococcus lloydii, the following proteins share a genomic window:
- a CDS encoding SA1788 family PVL leukocidin-associated protein, translated as MIFKGEEISIRELARRTGISYGTLEYRYNQQGLRDDDLLNGKDYRKTNMFTYNGEAHEITTEERNNIISRNLNLKLVQKRLDAGWDYDLATNLSKAYVTMDNTICLQIKVNKHFYHIPYDELPDLQEQGISPQSIRNTLRKGGIYDIVPTGTVVYINGVRTTGEADVFDEMEDEYIEKKVQAYKAERHREKKPHLFQVPQKHTESKYAKYLWESYTFKCKEVAK; from the coding sequence ATGATATTTAAAGGCGAAGAAATTTCAATACGAGAATTAGCGAGACGTACAGGCATTAGTTATGGCACGTTGGAATATAGATATAACCAACAAGGTTTACGTGATGATGACTTGCTTAATGGTAAAGATTACAGAAAGACTAATATGTTCACATATAACGGTGAAGCACATGAAATAACTACAGAAGAAAGAAATAATATAATCAGCCGAAATTTGAATTTGAAACTCGTACAAAAACGTTTAGATGCTGGTTGGGATTATGACCTGGCGACAAATTTAAGCAAAGCATACGTCACTATGGATAATACCATTTGCTTACAGATTAAAGTTAATAAACATTTTTATCATATACCTTACGATGAGTTACCTGACTTACAAGAGCAAGGAATCAGTCCACAAAGTATACGTAATACATTAAGAAAGGGTGGCATTTACGACATCGTACCAACAGGCACTGTTGTCTACATCAATGGTGTAAGAACAACAGGAGAAGCTGATGTGTTCGATGAAATGGAAGATGAATATATTGAGAAGAAAGTGCAGGCGTATAAGGCAGAACGTCATCGTGAGAAGAAGCCCCATCTTTTCCAAGTGCCACAGAAACATACTGAAAGTAAGTATGCGAAGTATCTGTGGGAGAGTTACACATTCAAATGTAAGGAGGTGGCAAAGTGA
- a CDS encoding helix-turn-helix domain-containing protein, with product MPKVPFNEVMNKVRKRHNLTQSDVSIKSGLSLKRIQNIEKGEYYFTGVHQIANLCDALQMGRLAKKRWVYELSEYVKIPEYIYSPHQRDKNS from the coding sequence GTGCCTAAAGTTCCATTCAATGAAGTGATGAATAAAGTACGAAAAAGACATAATCTTACTCAAAGTGATGTGAGTATTAAATCAGGATTAAGTTTGAAACGAATTCAGAATATAGAAAAAGGCGAATACTACTTTACAGGTGTACATCAAATTGCAAATTTATGTGATGCATTACAAATGGGTAGGTTGGCTAAGAAAAGATGGGTTTATGAACTAAGCGAATATGTAAAAATACCTGAATATATTTATTCTCCACATCAAAGAGATAAAAATTCATAG
- a CDS encoding DUF1351 domain-containing protein — MNELIIEHDYKVTTQQGSVNFEEYDNLLAEAQNLADHVKTVEVTEENVKEAKKLMASMNNRVKDLESVRKDVKKSMLQPYNHFESQVKTIKQVIDEAVGHVKKQERELTEQEREDKKQSIVTLFDKRIKHYDFENILGFADFLRPEYLNKSYSMNKVEDQLVQWLEKTKRDLEVINRSSNREELIIEYQNTQDLSMAFERVDKRNERKRQIETQQNERKQPTKQTYHVFTIGDDKEAQIAKLLLEQNNINFEYKNY, encoded by the coding sequence ATGAACGAGTTAATTATAGAACACGATTACAAAGTAACTACACAACAAGGTTCTGTGAACTTTGAAGAATACGACAACTTACTTGCAGAGGCTCAAAACTTAGCCGACCATGTTAAGACTGTTGAAGTAACAGAGGAGAACGTCAAAGAAGCTAAAAAGTTAATGGCTTCGATGAATAACAGAGTGAAAGACCTCGAAAGTGTACGTAAAGATGTAAAGAAATCTATGTTACAACCATACAACCACTTTGAAAGCCAAGTTAAAACAATCAAACAAGTTATTGATGAAGCAGTGGGACATGTTAAAAAACAAGAACGTGAACTCACTGAACAAGAACGTGAAGACAAGAAGCAAAGTATTGTCACGTTATTTGATAAACGTATAAAGCATTATGACTTTGAAAACATATTAGGGTTTGCTGATTTTCTAAGACCTGAATATTTAAACAAGTCTTACTCAATGAACAAAGTTGAAGACCAGTTAGTCCAATGGCTAGAAAAAACGAAACGTGATTTGGAAGTCATTAATAGATCTAGTAACAGAGAAGAACTCATCATTGAGTACCAAAACACGCAAGACTTATCAATGGCTTTTGAAAGAGTTGATAAGCGAAACGAACGTAAAAGACAAATTGAAACGCAGCAAAACGAACGTAAGCAGCCGACGAAACAAACGTATCACGTTTTTACAATCGGTGATGACAAAGAAGCACAAATTGCAAAGTTACTTTTAGAACAAAACAATATCAATTTTGAATACAAAAATTATTAA
- a CDS encoding MBL fold metallo-hydrolase: protein MNYEIISSGSKGNAVLINDVLVDCGVSFKKLKNHLYDVKYLLLTHIHSDHIKPSTLVNIKKQFPHIRVIGNYEVAQIFEIDHIINAGYPIDIDNYTFEAFECEHDVTTYGYTWEFENKSIIYATDTSTLKNAPVKQYDYLFLESNYDETKLELARGKRSNYGYDPYLSGLRHLSTKDCKTFYYLNRRDKNSELIELHKSERFY, encoded by the coding sequence TTGAATTATGAAATTATATCTTCAGGTTCAAAAGGTAATGCAGTCTTAATCAACGATGTACTAGTAGACTGTGGTGTCTCGTTTAAAAAACTTAAAAATCATTTATACGACGTTAAGTATTTACTCTTAACTCATATCCACAGTGACCATATTAAACCATCGACATTAGTGAACATCAAAAAGCAATTTCCACATATTAGAGTGATTGGTAATTATGAAGTTGCTCAAATATTTGAAATAGATCACATCATCAACGCAGGTTACCCAATAGATATTGATAATTACACATTTGAAGCATTCGAATGTGAACACGATGTAACAACGTATGGTTATACATGGGAGTTTGAAAATAAATCGATTATTTACGCTACCGACACAAGTACTTTGAAAAACGCACCTGTGAAGCAATACGATTACTTATTTCTTGAATCTAACTACGATGAAACAAAGTTAGAACTAGCAAGAGGTAAACGAAGTAATTACGGGTATGACCCATATCTTTCAGGGCTTAGACATTTGAGTACAAAGGATTGTAAAACATTTTACTATTTGAACCGTCGAGACAAAAATTCAGAACTTATTGAACTTCATAAATCAGAAAGGTTCTATTAA
- a CDS encoding ImmA/IrrE family metallo-endopeptidase, which produces MGLYEDLCMEYSHIYIKETNNLPSFQSGSCVNKEIFIRPNLSETHKAEILAEELAHHKLTYGNILDQSQFNNRKFEGYARRYAMEKMISLQDLVSAFKHGCHNLYTMANFFELTEGYVQDCIAHYKRKYGLATHCGNYVIQFEPLRVFEYKTIE; this is translated from the coding sequence ATGGGATTATATGAAGACCTATGTATGGAATACAGTCATATTTATATTAAGGAAACAAACAATCTACCTTCTTTTCAGTCAGGAAGTTGTGTTAACAAAGAAATATTTATCAGACCTAATTTATCTGAAACACATAAAGCCGAGATACTAGCCGAAGAACTCGCCCACCACAAACTTACATATGGTAACATCCTAGATCAATCACAATTCAACAACAGAAAATTCGAAGGGTACGCAAGACGTTATGCCATGGAAAAGATGATTTCACTTCAAGATTTAGTATCAGCCTTCAAACATGGTTGCCATAATTTATATACGATGGCTAATTTTTTTGAACTTACAGAAGGTTATGTACAAGATTGTATTGCACATTATAAACGTAAATATGGTTTAGCAACTCACTGTGGGAATTATGTAATACAGTTTGAGCCACTGAGAGTATTTGAATATAAAACAATAGAATAA
- a CDS encoding DUF5906 domain-containing protein, producing the protein MYVEYKDDNSKHATNDADVSEFSDSFRNAGWLLTDNDLVVDIDNLPKETIKKMLKTFNINTQTVWTDRGVHLYFKKPATFRGAGAVTPLGFEVEYKHLKNTKSVTIKRKGEMREIENQGVREALPFVLSNSVSKLDSLLGLEENDGRNQKLYKHKMKLNRHKHTDAILAFINDYIFAEPMEQSEFETVSRSSDSGSTDQDEHYAKATEIMNIFQTVIYGDTLYFKDNDGEFTDDTAILRQHIFRLSGPKKTNFIDEVMKQVEYRSHRIPSNTVFPIRFKNGILQDGEFIPINYQEFTPYIIDIDYDPEAEPVKEVDEYIDLLTNQDDGYKKLLHEIMGHTLIVNPEFKRLMGKFFIFVGDGGNGKGTLLTIIRSILDRKNVTGLSIRNMADERYFTTMKGKLANLGDDIQDEPINNDQMKLLKNISTCDYVSMRQLYKQSEDVELTCTLIFTSNHILKSFEKGASYKRRVLWLPMYSKPTKKDPKFITKLTTPAAMKYWIRLIVDGYMRLYNNVEFTQSVSVNKFNLDYHNENDTSGLFLQDFNKEDIEGLRPPEIYDQYEVFCEENGINVMSRKQFQINIKEDFGLTPKPIKKNGKTMRAYQEV; encoded by the coding sequence TTGTATGTAGAATACAAAGACGATAACTCAAAACATGCAACAAATGATGCTGATGTGAGTGAATTCTCAGATAGTTTTAGAAACGCAGGTTGGTTATTAACTGATAACGATCTTGTTGTAGATATAGATAACTTACCTAAAGAAACTATTAAAAAAATGCTTAAAACATTCAACATTAACACCCAAACAGTTTGGACTGATAGAGGTGTGCATCTTTACTTCAAAAAACCTGCAACGTTCAGAGGTGCAGGTGCGGTCACGCCACTCGGTTTTGAAGTCGAGTATAAACACTTGAAAAATACGAAATCAGTCACGATAAAACGTAAAGGTGAAATGCGAGAAATCGAAAACCAAGGTGTTAGAGAAGCCTTACCATTCGTGTTATCGAATTCAGTCAGCAAGTTAGATTCACTTTTAGGACTTGAAGAAAATGACGGACGTAATCAAAAACTTTACAAGCACAAAATGAAACTTAATCGACATAAACACACAGATGCAATATTAGCATTCATTAATGACTATATATTTGCAGAACCTATGGAACAGTCAGAGTTTGAAACCGTATCTCGTTCCAGTGATTCAGGTTCGACAGACCAAGACGAACATTATGCAAAAGCAACAGAAATCATGAATATATTTCAGACGGTCATATATGGTGACACATTGTACTTTAAAGACAATGATGGTGAATTTACAGACGACACAGCAATTCTTAGACAACATATTTTCAGATTATCAGGACCTAAGAAAACCAACTTTATTGATGAGGTCATGAAACAGGTTGAATATCGTAGTCATCGTATACCTTCAAACACAGTGTTTCCAATTAGATTTAAAAACGGAATCCTTCAAGATGGTGAATTTATTCCGATTAACTACCAAGAATTTACACCTTATATTATCGACATCGATTATGACCCTGAAGCAGAACCCGTTAAAGAGGTTGATGAATATATAGACCTACTTACTAACCAAGATGATGGTTATAAAAAACTTTTACATGAAATCATGGGTCACACTTTAATAGTTAATCCAGAGTTCAAACGTCTCATGGGTAAGTTCTTCATATTCGTCGGAGATGGCGGGAACGGTAAAGGAACCTTACTTACAATTATTCGTTCCATACTAGATAGAAAGAACGTAACAGGGCTTTCAATTCGTAATATGGCTGATGAAAGATACTTTACAACAATGAAAGGTAAACTTGCCAATCTTGGTGACGATATTCAAGACGAACCTATTAACAATGATCAAATGAAATTATTAAAAAACATTTCAACATGTGACTATGTTTCGATGCGACAGCTTTATAAACAATCGGAAGATGTTGAATTAACTTGTACATTGATTTTCACATCGAATCATATCTTGAAATCATTTGAAAAAGGTGCTTCATACAAACGTCGAGTACTTTGGTTACCAATGTATTCCAAACCTACAAAGAAAGACCCTAAGTTCATTACTAAACTAACAACACCAGCAGCAATGAAGTACTGGATTAGATTAATCGTAGATGGTTATATGCGACTTTATAACAATGTAGAGTTCACTCAAAGCGTTAGCGTTAATAAGTTTAACTTAGATTACCATAATGAAAACGATACTTCAGGGTTGTTTTTACAAGACTTCAATAAAGAAGACATTGAAGGATTGAGACCACCTGAAATTTATGATCAATACGAAGTGTTTTGTGAAGAAAATGGTATTAACGTCATGAGCCGTAAACAATTTCAAATAAATATTAAAGAAGATTTTGGTTTGACCCCAAAACCTATCAAAAAGAATGGTAAAACCATGAGAGCTTATCAGGAGGTATAA
- a CDS encoding helix-turn-helix domain-containing protein: MEYKSARKILSENLEQLMKQNNITQIELSEAIGVSQSTISNWIKEVKYPRIGKIEELAEYFNVPKSRITERQDVVKEEQDTFAAHFDKENLTEEEMEEVRKFIEWVKNRDK; the protein is encoded by the coding sequence ATGGAGTATAAAAGCGCTAGAAAAATTTTGTCGGAGAACTTAGAACAACTTATGAAACAAAACAACATTACACAAATAGAACTTTCTGAAGCTATTGGCGTAAGTCAATCAACTATTTCTAATTGGATAAAAGAAGTAAAATATCCACGTATTGGAAAAATCGAAGAACTTGCCGAATATTTCAATGTTCCCAAATCTCGGATTACTGAAAGACAAGATGTAGTCAAAGAAGAACAAGACACATTCGCAGCACACTTTGATAAAGAAAATTTAACTGAAGAAGAAATGGAAGAAGTTAGAAAATTTATTGAATGGGTTAAAAATAGAGATAAGTAA
- a CDS encoding helix-turn-helix transcriptional regulator, translating into MPGEFPVKVWRINSKMTQQDVADKLGVTKHTVIRWEKDDTELKGIQLYALAKLFDTEVDYIKAKKI; encoded by the coding sequence ATGCCAGGAGAATTTCCAGTCAAAGTTTGGAGGATTAATTCAAAAATGACACAGCAAGATGTTGCAGATAAGTTAGGTGTTACTAAACACACTGTTATCAGATGGGAGAAAGACGATACAGAATTAAAGGGCATTCAATTATATGCTTTGGCTAAGTTGTTTGATACGGAAGTAGATTACATCAAGGCCAAAAAAATTTAA